The following nucleotide sequence is from Alteromonas sp. V450.
GGGTATATGGCCTAAGGCCAAGTACTGCGGGTAACTGGAAGTTACTTAAGGTATTGGCGCAGAATATTGCCGCTCAGGGCGTATTCGATTTGGCTACTGATGAAGTAGCCAATCAAATTGGTGGAAGCCTGTCTGCAAAATTTATGGAGAACTCTGCTGAGGCTATTGCGGCGGGGGCGCTGAATGCTCGCCTAGGCCGAGCCCTCATTAAATTGCTTAAATAAGGCGCTGTTATAGCGCCTTTTTAGTGGGTACTGACCCATCCTAAATAGCGTTGACACTTTTCAAACTTATTTTGGAGAGTGTAATGAAATCAAATAGCAGAAGAACTCAACGTGATTATTCCCTCGCTTTTAAATTGGCTGTTGTAGACCAAGTTGAAAAAGGCGAGTTCACCTACAGGCAGGCTCAAGATCACTACGGAATACAAGGTTGCTCAACTGTTTTAGTTTGGCTTCGTAAGCACGGTCGTTTAGATTGGACGGATGGAACACCGAAGTTTCTAACGCGAGGCCACGTCGTGGATAAACCCAAAGCAGAACTCACCCCCGAACAGCGAATTAAAGCGCTAGAGAAAGAGCTTGCTGATACAAAAATGAAAGCTGATTTCTTTGAAGCCGTTGTAAATGTCCTTGAAAGTGACTATGGAGTAAGCGTTGTAAAAAAGCGCAAAAGAAAGTCATCCAAGAAAAAGTGATAGGCGGAGTGTCCGTTGCCAAAGCCTGTCGTTACCTGAAGATTTCTCGTCAGGCTTACTACCAATACTGCGCTCGCTCACTCAAGCGCGAAGCGCTTGAAGGTCAAGTCATTCAGTTCGTCCGTCAGGAGCGAATGATGCAACCTCGCATCGGCACTCGGAAACTACAGTATCTGCTTGCGCTCGAAAAAATGGATATCGGGAGAGACCATCTCTTTAATTTACTGAGAGAAAAGCGGCTATTGGTGCCGACAAAGCGCGCGTATCACAAAACAACCAACAGCCATCATCGGTTCCGTCGTCACCCTAATCTCATTAAAGCGGGTTTCAAAGCAGAGAAGCCCAATCAGCTTTGGGTAGCGGATATCACGTACTTACCGACGCGAAGTGGAGAGAGTTATGTAAGTCTCATTACAGATGCTTATTCGCGGAAGATTGTGGGCTATCAGGTTGACGATAACATGCGAACGCAGTCAGTAAAGCAAGCATTTACTCGAGCGCTTAAACAAAAAAGTACAAAAGAAAAGCTCGTGCATCACTCAGACAGAGGTATACAGTATTGTTCAGAAGAGTATCAAAAACTCCATAGAAAACATGATGTACAGTGCTCGATGACAGATGGCTACGACTGCTATCAAAACGCCCTTGCAGAGCGAATAAACGGTATTCTTAAAAATGAATACTTACTCCATAAGCCACGAGATTTAGAAGAAGCGAGAAAGATGGTTGCAGAGTCAATAGCAATCTATAATGGTAGGCGGCCACATCAGGCCCTTAAATACAAAACGCCCGATGAAATACATCGGGCGTTTTAACCGAAATAAGTGTCAACCTATTTCAGGACTAGTCAGACCACCACGTTAGCGAAAATAAGCCCTGCCAGAAGCGACATAAAAATAAGAAACACCTCTTGGCCTAAGTGATCTGCTTTAACGAAGTCTTGGCCTGTCATAAATGAGTTAAGCCCAATATACGTTTTGGAGCCGGGTACCAATACAATTAAACCGTGCATAGCAACGATGGTAGCGGGTTGATTCGCAATGCGGGTAAACGCGTTTGCAAAAATACCTAAGGCAAATGCACCCACGAATGCGCCTAGGCCCGGGCTCATGTAGTCTGAACTCCATGCCGTTGCACTGTAGGCAATAAATGCCGCCGCTAGCGCCCAAGGTATGTGTTTTAAGCGCGTGCGAAAAATGGCAACCAAGGCAATACACAGTAAAAATACCGCTAGCCACGTAGCCCAATACGGCAACGATTCCGCTGGAGTATACACGTTTTCGCCAAAAGCACTAAAGCCAACCGAGACACCGAGAAACGCACCAAAATATAGCTTGAATAACTGCATAATGGCGTCCATTGTGCGCGCCGTACCCGACACCATATTGCGCGATGAAAGCTCTGCCAGACCCATGGTAAGGGCCAAACCTGGCACAAACAC
It contains:
- a CDS encoding IS3 family transposase (programmed frameshift), with the translated sequence MKSNSRRTQRDYSLAFKLAVVDQVEKGEFTYRQAQDHYGIQGCSTVLVWLRKHGRLDWTDGTPKFLTRGHVVDKPKAELTPEQRIKALEKELADTKMKADFFEAVVNVLESDYGVSVVKKRKRKFIQEKVIGGVSVAKACRYLKISRQAYYQYCARSLKREALEGQVIQFVRQERMMQPRIGTRKLQYLLALEKMDIGRDHLFNLLREKRLLVPTKRAYHKTTNSHHRFRRHPNLIKAGFKAEKPNQLWVADITYLPTRSGESYVSLITDAYSRKIVGYQVDDNMRTQSVKQAFTRALKQKSTKEKLVHHSDRGIQYCSEEYQKLHRKHDVQCSMTDGYDCYQNALAERINGILKNEYLLHKPRDLEEARKMVAESIAIYNGRRPHQALKYKTPDEIHRAF